The following proteins are co-located in the Vicugna pacos chromosome 3, VicPac4, whole genome shotgun sequence genome:
- the LOC140690773 gene encoding germinal center-associated signaling and motility-like protein isoform X1, producing the protein MSQRKMVTAFLSLKRSCLKDNQKQLGKENPDVKSKRQEMTTLERENQGQDKKSKDVPSTSNQENENGSGFEEVSYTVINHLPYRRPSLSSNDDGYENVLSTTGRERPLREGSETEYARLRTTSVTRSSSCTPENDYEFVLPH; encoded by the exons ATGAGTCAGAGGAAGATGGTaactgctttcctttctctgaaaaGAAG TTGCCTGAAAGACAATCAAAAGCAGCTCGGGAAGGAGAACCCAGATGTGAAAAGTAAACG gCAGGAAATGACTACACTTGAGAGAGAAAATCAAGGTCAAGATAAGAAAA GTAAAGATGTCCCATCCACTTCTAATCag gaAAATGAGAACGGCAGTGGTTTTGAAGAAGTGAGCTACACTGTCATTAATCACCTGCCCTATCGGAGACCCTCTCTGAGCTCCAATGATGATGGTTATGAGAACGTTCTGTCTACCACAGGAAGAGAGAGACCATTAAGAGAAGGGTCAGAAACAGAATATGCCCGTCTCAGGACAACTTCTGTTACTAGGTCTTCTTCCTGTACCCCTGAGAATGATTATGAATTTGTACTTCCTCACTAG
- the LOC140690773 gene encoding germinal center-associated signaling and motility-like protein isoform X2 has translation MGNYLLREFSCLKDNQKQLGKENPDVKSKRQEMTTLERENQGQDKKSKDVPSTSNQENENGSGFEEVSYTVINHLPYRRPSLSSNDDGYENVLSTTGRERPLREGSETEYARLRTTSVTRSSSCTPENDYEFVLPH, from the exons TTGCCTGAAAGACAATCAAAAGCAGCTCGGGAAGGAGAACCCAGATGTGAAAAGTAAACG gCAGGAAATGACTACACTTGAGAGAGAAAATCAAGGTCAAGATAAGAAAA GTAAAGATGTCCCATCCACTTCTAATCag gaAAATGAGAACGGCAGTGGTTTTGAAGAAGTGAGCTACACTGTCATTAATCACCTGCCCTATCGGAGACCCTCTCTGAGCTCCAATGATGATGGTTATGAGAACGTTCTGTCTACCACAGGAAGAGAGAGACCATTAAGAGAAGGGTCAGAAACAGAATATGCCCGTCTCAGGACAACTTCTGTTACTAGGTCTTCTTCCTGTACCCCTGAGAATGATTATGAATTTGTACTTCCTCACTAG
- the LOC140690773 gene encoding germinal center-associated signaling and motility-like protein isoform X3: protein MTTLERENQGQDKKSKDVPSTSNQENENGSGFEEVSYTVINHLPYRRPSLSSNDDGYENVLSTTGRERPLREGSETEYARLRTTSVTRSSSCTPENDYEFVLPH, encoded by the exons ATGACTACACTTGAGAGAGAAAATCAAGGTCAAGATAAGAAAA GTAAAGATGTCCCATCCACTTCTAATCag gaAAATGAGAACGGCAGTGGTTTTGAAGAAGTGAGCTACACTGTCATTAATCACCTGCCCTATCGGAGACCCTCTCTGAGCTCCAATGATGATGGTTATGAGAACGTTCTGTCTACCACAGGAAGAGAGAGACCATTAAGAGAAGGGTCAGAAACAGAATATGCCCGTCTCAGGACAACTTCTGTTACTAGGTCTTCTTCCTGTACCCCTGAGAATGATTATGAATTTGTACTTCCTCACTAG